A single window of Drosophila suzukii chromosome 3, CBGP_Dsuzu_IsoJpt1.0, whole genome shotgun sequence DNA harbors:
- the Nup98-96 gene encoding nuclear pore complex protein Nup98-Nup96 translates to MFGGTKPTFGATPAATSFGGFSGTSAAAPFGQSAFGKPAAPAFGNTSTFAAQPAQQSLFGAAATPAQPAGGLFGANTSTAFGSTATAQPTAFGAFSQPQQTSNIFGSTQTAGSTSLFGQSTLPAFGAAKPTMTAFGQTAAAQPTGSLFGQPAAATSTTGFGSFGTTAPTTTSVFGSGTASAFAQPQATAVGAAGVNTGTAVVKYQPTLGTDTLMKSGQPNSVNTKQHCITAMKEYEGKSLEELRLEDYMCGRKGPQAGSAPGAFGFGSQVAQPAQPAAGGLFGNTAQPSTGLFGQTVTENKSMFGTTAFGQQPATNSAFGAPAQQNNFLQKPFGAATTTPFAAPAADASNPFGAKPAFGQGGSLFGQAPATSAAPAFGQTNTGFGGFGSTAGATQQTSLFGATPAADPNKSAFGLGTSQPAATTGFGFGAPATSTAGGGLFGNKAATSFAAPAFGATSTASTPFSNFGLNTSTAATGGGLFNSGMNKPATSGFGGFGTTSAAPLNFNAGNTGGSLFGNAAKPAGGLFGGGTTTLGGTGAAPTGGLFGGGTSSFGGVGGSLGGGGFGMGTNNSLTGGLMGAQPTIGIMTPSHQPIHQQILARVTSPYGDSPIFKDLKHSDEADATRATNPAAQQAVLDMSSNQYKIATKNSPAPVKVKALGSTLNKKSLFDGLEEFDATVEGFNLKPNAKRLVIKPKARNVESSNPSNSIGSAPNTPQSRPKAATPGKERESFGGSIPSEPPAGNSPGTANGRESQDISRRESWLHPNNLEKVRQHNIQTGMDQGSPHNSTLNELVPRKPLETYRPSSTVRLSVSTIPENPFEDQGSTIARRETFTSEQANESVLSSRSHEADDSTANRSRLAIEAAAAEAGDYESHPTGIVLRRVGYYTIPSLDDLRSYLAEDGSCVVPNFTVGREGYGNVFFGKEMDVAGLNLDEIVHFRNKEIIIYPDDDNKPPIGHGLNRDAQVTLDQVWPLDKTKHEAIKEPQRLLEMDWEGKLRRVCDKNDTRFIEYRPETGSWVFRVKHFSKYGLGDSDEEDEVPTDPKKAKMASIEAQQRANAEKMTLNSLRQAQKISEDAARSLDPKALVAGVASGFRPMDDTAEFLLMDKTQFFQAGANSDFSMFDAPRHRPSITSPIVTLAQDMVGNEPHKMQLMKSSFFVEDNAGEDEPMEPAGRLHRHRKFFNVEPNAWKDGASESSSQYDFGHPSPALPVSSSVSEASLMCDAHYEETSSMATGSIVAAVKEKKSELAVAKAFKFVCKPKVAPVKVHATTVPLPRSIAHEMRHKWVADLGFYKGRSFKLSFGPQNSLVLPNTFNNMRNLKEFTGPALPASMVFAPRLATDMSPNVMQLVQFNMVKGNEGIRESIVPHLEVQLSDCLSVKVEDSECPYIHPDSGTKLVSKHFSESLKQRNAGLKEDYAVSVWSLLFALWGDHDELVDLEKNSHYMVMCRRNLLSEWLENTLMGKDLLSKKVSSHSYLDHMLELLSCHRVNEACELAFNYDDANLALVLAQLSSGAVFRLLMEEQLYAWQQSKSDKYIDLERLKMYMLAAGVPMMQSSKGAINLLEDNNWLTVLAMQLWYFTAPTSTITDALNAYNNAFQAEECYAEPPKPSYKDAPTDTKKPVYDLRYHVLQLYSKRTHSLEETLNPITHTADPMDFRLSWLLLQTLRALGYRHCSPLTEARLSVDFASQLENEGLWQWSIFVLLHIKRRPQRERAVQQMLQRNVSVSAKVPLNVEERFVVEELGVPMSWVDYAKAVKAGASGKHHLQAKYLLKAKHFAPAHDVIFQHIAPDAIINGKMEYLHSLLIQFEDTKGSSIRVPNWANQGQIFLDFIDISAKFKQIRNVTNIADINARWENLKPQLSELCSRISLLPCPTSKHRLCQSEISQSLSCLVHGMCIVCPEMEPSSVLKVALERLPLPQEFSSKELRILLEELLEKIENEPPFSEKQQPTMMET, encoded by the exons ATGTTTGGCGGCACGAAACCCACCTTCGGCGCCACTCCGGCGGCAACGAGCTTTGGCGGCTTCAGCGGCACCTCGGCGGCCGCTCCGTTTGGCCAGTCGGCGTTTGGCAAGCCGGCGGCCCCGGCCTTCGGGAACACCTCCACCTTTGCCGCCCAGCCAGCGCAGCAGTCGCTCTTCGGGGCAGCGGCTACGCCTGCGCAGCCCGCTGGAGGACTTTTCGGGGCCAACACGTCCACGGCCTTCGGGAGCACCGCCACAGCGCAGCCCACGGCATTTGGAG CCTTCTCGCAACCGCAGCAGACCTCGAACATATTTGGATCCACCCAGACGGCTGGGAGCACCTCCCTTTTCGGCCAGTCGACGCTTCCCGCCTTTGGAGCCGCCAAGCCGACGATGACGGCCTTTGGACAGACGGCTGCGGCCCAGCCCACGGGTTCTTTGTTTGGTCAGCCGGCTGCCGCGACCAGTACGACGGGATTCGGATCCTTTGGTACCACGGCGCCCACGACCACAAGTGTCTTCGGCAGCGGCACGGCCTCGGCCTTTGCCCAGCCCCAGGCCACCGCTGTGGGGGCTGCCGGAGTCAATACGGGCACCGCCGTGGTCAAGTACCAGCCCACCCTAGGCACCGATACGCTGATGAAGAGCGGACAGCCGAATAGTGTGAACACCAAGCAGCACTGCATCACAGCCATGAAGGAGTACGAGGGCAAGTCGCTGGAGGAGCTGCGGCTGGAAGACTATATGTGCGGGCGCAAGGGCCCGCAGGCGGGCAGTGCTCCAGGGGCCTTTGGATTCGGCAGTCAGGTGGCACAGCCCGCCCAGCCGGCGGCGGGTGGATTGTTTGGCAACACTGCTCAGCCGAGCACGGGTCTGTTTGGTCAGACGGTGACCGAGAATAAGAGCATGTTTGGGACCACCGCCTTTGGGCAACAACCGGCGACTAACAGCGCCTTCGGGGCACCGGCCCAGCAGAACAACTTCCTGCAGAAGCCCTTTGGAGCCGCAACCACCACGCCATTTGCCGCTCCGGCAGCGGACGCATCAAATCCTTTCGGAGCGAAGCCCGCCTTTGGGCAGGGAGGAAGTTTGTTTGGACAAGCACCTGCAACCAGTGCAGCTCCAGCTTTCGGGCAGACGAACACCGGATTTGGAGGCTTCGGCTCCACTGCTGGCGCAACGCAGCAGACTTCTCTATTCGGAGCTACACCTGCCGCCGATCCCAACAAGTCCGCCTTTGGGCTTGGCACCTCTCAGCCCGCAGCCACAACAGGCTTTGGGTTTGGGGCTCCAGCCACGAGCACCGCAGGCGGAGGACTCTTTGGAAACAAGGCAGCAACAAGCTTCGCTGCGCCCGCCTTCGGAGCCACCTCCACTGCCAGCACCCCGTTCTCAAACTTTGGCCTCAACACCAGCACAGCCGCAACAGGAGGAGGTCTCTTCAACTCGGGAATGAACAAGCCAGCAACCTCGGGATTCGGAGGTTTTGGAACCACCAGCGCAGCACCTCTTAATTTCAACGCGGGCAACACGGGAGGATCGCTTTTCGGGAATGCGGCTAAGCCGGCAGGAGGTCTTTTCGGCGGAGGAACCACAACCTTGGGTGGCACGGGAGCTGCTCCAACAGGCGGATTGTTTGGAGGCGGTACTAGCAGTTTCGGAGGCGTCGGCGGTTCCTTGGGCGGCGGCGGCTTTGGAATGGGAACGAACAACTCGTTAACCGGAGGTCTTATGGGCGCTCAGCCTACAATAGGTATTATGACGCCCTCGCACCAGCCCATACATCAGCAGATCCTCGCCAGGGTCACATCGCCCTACGGAGATTCGCCCATTTTCAAGGATCTAAAGCACAGCGACGAGGCAGACGCAACCAGGGCCACAAATCCGGCTGCCCAGCAGGCAGTGCTGGACATGAGCAGCAATCAGTACAAGATAGCCACCAAGAACAGTCCAGCCCCAGTAAAGGTGAAGGCGCTGGGCAGCACCCTGAACAAAAAATCCCTGTTTGATGGTCTCGAGGAGTTCGATGCGACAGTGGAAGGCTTCAATCTTAAGCCCAATGCCAAGCGTTTGGTTATCAAGCCTAAAGCAAGGAACGTAGAGAGCTCAAATCCGTCCAACTCCATTGGCAGCGCTCCCAACACCCCGCAATCTCGTCCCAAAGCGGCAACTCCCGGAAAAGAACGCGAATCCTTCGGCGGATCCATTCCTAGTGAACCACCAGCAGGGAACTCTCCCGGAACAGCAAATGGAAGGGAAAGCCAGGATATCAGTCGTCGTGAGTCATGGCTGCATCCAAACAACCTTGAGAAGGTGCGTCAGCATAATATTCAGACCGGAATGGACCAGGGATCGCCCCATAACAGCACCCTGAACGAGCTGGTGCCCCGCAAGCCACTAGAAACATACCGACCCTCGTCGACCGTTCGCCTTTCGGTGTCCACCATCCCGGAAAACCCTTTCGAGGATCAGGGTAGCACCATTGCACGACGGGAAACATTTACATCGGAGCAGGCCAACGAAAGCGTGCTTTCGAGCCGGTCTCATGAGGCTGATGATTCTACCGCGAACCGATCCCGCCTTGCCATTGAGGCAGCTGCTGCCGAGGCGGGCGACTACGAGTCCCATCCCACAGGCATTGTGCTGCGACGTGTGGGTTACTATACAATCCCATCGCTGGACGACCTACGCTCCTATTTGGCCGAAGACGGATCCTGTGTGGTTCCAAACTTTACGGTGGGTCGCGAAGGATACGGCAATGTTTTCTTCGGAAAGGAAATGGATGTGGCTGGCCTGAACCTCGATGAGATTG TCCACTTCCGCAATAAGGAGATCATCATTTATCCCGACGACGACAACAAACCGCCCATTGGGCACGGCCTTAACCGAGATGCGCAGGTCACTTTGGACCAAGTGTGGCCACTGGACAAGACCAAGCACGAGGCCATCAAGGAGCCGCAACGACTGCTCGAGATGGACTGGGAGGGCAAGCTGCGCCGTGTATGCGATAAGAACGATACGCGCTTTATAGAATACCGTCCAGAAACGGGCAGTTGGGTCTTCCGCGTCAAACATTTCTCCAAATATGGCCTGGGCGACAGTGACGAGGAGGACGAGGTGCCTACTGACCCGAAAAAGGCCAAAATGGCGTCTATTGAGGCTCAACAACGAGCAAACGCAGAAAAGATGACCCTCAACTCGTTGCGCCAAGCGCAGAAGATTTCGGAGGACGCAGCCCGTAGCTTGGATCCCAAGGCCTTGGTCGCAGGAGTAGCCAGCGGATTCCGACCAATGGACGACACCGCCGAGTTCCTTTTAATGGACAAAACAC AATTTTTCCAAGCTGGCGCTAACTCAGATTTCTCCATGTTCGATGCACCGCGTCATCGTCCAAGTATCACCAGCCCCATAGTTACTTTGGCCCAGGATATGGTTGGAAACGAGCCGCACAAAATGCAGCTGATGAAGTCGTCCTTTTTTGTGGAGGACAACGCCGGCGAGGATGAGCCCATGG AGCCAGCTGGACGACTCCATCGCCACCGTAAGTTTTTCAATGTAGAACCTAATGCTTGGAAAGATGGCGCTTCTGAGAGCTCGAGCCAATACGATTTTGGACACCCATCACCTGCTCTGCCGGTCTCTTCCTCTGTCTCTGAGGCCAGCCTGATGTGTGATGCCCATTACGAGGAG ACTTCGTCGATGGCAACTGGAAGCATTGTGGCTGCAGTTAAGGAGAAAAAGTCAGAGTTGGCAGTGGCCAAAGCCTTCAAGTTTGTGTGCAAGCCCAAGGTGGCTCCTGTTAAAGTGCACGCCACCACGGTTCCCTTGCCCAGATCCATTGCTCATGAAATGCGCCACAAGTGGGTCGCCGATCTGGGGTTCTACAAAGGACGCAGCTTCAAGCTTAGCTTTGGGCCGCAGAATTCTTTGGTGCTGCCCAACACGTTCAACAACATGCGAAACCTAAAAGAAT TTACCGGACCAGCTCTTCCCGCCTCCATGGTTTTCGCTCCTCGCTTAGCCACTGATATGTCGCCCAATGTAATGCAGCTGGTGCAGTTTAACATGGTCAAGGGCAACGAGGGTATCCGAGAGAGCATTGTTCCCCATCTGGAGGTTCAGCTAAGCGACTGCCTCTCCGTAAAGGTGGAGGACAGTGAGTGTCCGTACATACATCCAGACAGCGGCACAAAACTAGTTTCGAAGCACTTCTCCGAATCGCTAAAGCAAAGAAACGCAGGTCTAAAAGAGGACTACGCCGTGTCCGTGTGGTCGCTTCTGTTCGCTCTCTGGGGCGATCACGATGAATTGGTAGACCTGGAGAAGAACTCCCACTACATGGTTATGTGTCGCCGCAATTTGCTATCCGAGTGGCTTGAGAACACGCTGATGGGCAAGGATCTGCTCTCCAAGAAGGTGAGCAGCCACAGCTACCTCGATCACATGTTGGAGTTGCTTAGCTGCCACCGTGTAAACGAGGCTTGTGAGTTGGCCTTCAACTACGATGATGCCAACCTGGCTCTCGTCCTCGCGCAACTCAGTTCCGGAGCTGTCTTCCGGCTGCTAATGGAGGAACAGCTTTATGCTTGGCAGCAGAGCAAGTCGGATAAGTACATCGACCTGGAGCGTCTCAAGATGTACATGCTGGCAGCCGGAGTTCCCATGATGCAGTCCTCAAAGGGCGCCATCAATTTGCTGGAGGACAACAACTGGCTGACAGTGCTGGCAATGCAACTGTGGTACTTCACAGCCCCGACCTCTACCATTACGGATGCCCTCAATGCTTATAACAACGCCTTCCAAGCGGAGGAGTGTTATGCAGAGCCCCCAAAACCCAGCTACAAGGATGCACCCACTGATACTAAGAAACCCGTCTACGATCTGCGCTACCACGTGCTCCAGCTGTACTCCAAGCGCACGCATTCCTTGGAAGAAACCCTCAACCCGATCACACATACCGCCGATCCCATGGACTTTCGTTTAAG CTGGCTGCTATTACAAACTCTGCGAGCTCTTGGTTACCGCCACTGTTCGCCTTTGACAGAGGCGCGTCTCTCGGTGGACTTCGCTAGCCAGCTGGAGAACGAAGGGCTCTGGCAATGGAGCATCTTTGTTCTGTTGCACATTAAGCGACGACCTCAGAGAGAACGAGCAGTCCAGCAGATGCTTCAACGAAATGTCAGCGTGTCCGCAAAGGTACCACTAAATGTGGAAGAGCGCTTTGTAGTCGAAGAGTTGGGTGTTCCGATGTCATGGGTGGACTATGCAAAGGCGGTAAAGGCGGGAGCATCAGGAAAACATCATCTTCAAGCCAAG